DNA from Oryzisolibacter sp. LB2S:
GACGTTGAGCAGCTCGCCGCGGCGCAGCGGGTACTGCACCACATGCAGGCGCGGCCCGAGCCAGACGGTGACCTGCTGGCTGCGCAGCGCCGCGGGCAGCACGTCCTGACGCAGGGCGGCGCGGTAGGCCAGGTGGCCGGAGACGCGCGTCGGCGTCTCGCCCAGCAGCTGGGCCCGCATGACACTGCGCAACCCATCGGCGCCGATGAGGGCGTCGCCCTCGACCTCCATGGTCGAGCCATCGCCACGCGCGAGGCGCACCGTGACGGCATCGCCCTGCTCCACGTAGCGCTCCACGCGGTGCTCGAGGTTCAGGTGCACCAGGGAGGACTTGCGCGCCACGTCGAGCAGCATGGCGTGCAGGTCCGCGCGGTGGATGGTGGCATAGGCCGCGCCATAGCGCTCGATCACCGTCGCGCCCAGGCGCAGCATGCCGAGCTCGGCGCCGCCGAGCGCGCAGCGCACCTGCAGACGTTCGGGAAAGCTGGCCACGGCCTGCAGGGGCCGCTGCAGCCCCCAGGCCTGCAGGCGCCGCACCACGTTGGGCCCGATCTGCACGCCCGCGCCCACCTCGGTGAATGCGCGCGCGCGCTCGAACAGGCGCACCTCCCAGCCCGCTCTTGCGCTGCCCAGCGCGGCGGCCAGCCCCCCTATGCCGCCGCCCGCTATCAAGACTTGTTTCTGCATCCCCCGATTGTCTGCGCCCGAGGGGCCCGATGGGCGCGGATCGGCCCTATTCAGTCGGTCAACAGTTGTCGCAGCACATAGGGCAGGATGCCGCCCGCGCGGTAGTAGTCCACCTCGATGGGCGTGTCGATGCGCAGCGTCACCGCCACCTCCTGGGTTGAACCGTCGGCGCGGTGGATGACGACGCGCGCCTCGCTCTGCGGCGTGAGCGCGGCATCGGGCAGCACGTCGATGCGCTCGTCGCCCTTGAGGCCCAGGCTCTCCCAGGAGTCACCCGCGTGCAGCTGCAGCGGCAGCACCCCCATGCCGACGAGGTTGGAGCGGTGAATGCGCTCGAAGCTCTTGGCGATGACGGCCTTGATGCCCAAGAGCTGCGTGCCCTTGGCCGCCCAGTCGCGGCTCGAGCCCGTGCCGTATTCCTCGCCGGCGAAGATCACCGTGGGCGTGTCGCTGGCCATGTACAGCATGGCCGCGTCGAAGATGGACATCTTGCGGCCGCGCTCGGCGCCCTCGCCCTGGTACAGCGTCATGCCGCCCTCCTCGCGCGAGCCGTCGGCCAGCGGCGGGATCATCAGGTTCTTGATGCGCACATTGGCGAAGGTGCCGCGCATCATGACCTCGTGGTTGCCGCGGCGCGCGCCGTAGCTGTTGAAGTCCGCCTTGGCGACGCCATGGCGCAGCAGCCACTGGCCCGCGGGCGAGCTCTCCTTGATGGAGCCGGCGGGCGAGATATGGTCCGTGGTGATCGAGTCGCCAAACAGCGCCATGATGCGCGCGCCGCGCACGGATTCGGCATCTTTTTGGCCTTCAGCGCCCGCCCCTGCTGCGCTGGCAGCTTCGTTATCAATAGCAAACCCGGCAAAGAACGGCGGCTCCGCGATGTAGGTGCTCGCGGGCCAGGCATAGACATCGCCGCTCACGCCATGGATCTGGTCCCAGAGCGCGCCGGGCTCGGTCTTGACCTTGGCGTAGTTCTCGCGGAAGGCCTTGCCGCGCATGGCGTATTGCATGAGCTCCTGCACCTCCTGCGCGCTGGGCCAGATGTCGCCGAGGAAGATGTCACGCCCCTGCCTGCCCTGGCCCAGGGGCTCGGTCATCAGGTCGCGCAGCATGGTGCCGGCGATGGCGTAGGCCACCACCAGCGGCGGGCTCATGAGGAAGTTGGCCTTGATGTTCGGGTGGATGCGCGCCTCGAAGTTGCGGTTGCCCGAGAGCACGGCCGCGCACACCAGGTCGTTGCCGGTGATGGCCTCGTTGAGCTCGGCCGTCAGGTCGCCCGCGTTGCCTATGCAGGTGGTGCAGCCGTAGCCCGCGACGGCAAAGCCGAGTTTTTCGAGATAGGGCAGCAGGCCGGTCTCGGTCAGGTACTCGGTCACGATGCGCGATCCCGGCGCCAGCGATGTCTTGATGTGGGGCTGCACCGTGAGGCCCGCCTCGACAGCCTTTTTGGCGAGCAGACCGGCCGCCAGCAGCACGCTGGGGTTGGAGGTGTTGGTGCAGCTCGTGATGGCGGCGATCAGCACGTCGCCGCTGCCGACCGTCGGTTGGGCACCCCTGGGCGCCGGGTGCGTGGGCGCGTCGATGTGCTGGACCTCCAGGCGTGGCTTGTTGTGCACCATCTCGGCCTCGAAGCGCGGCGTGCCCTCGGCGGCCGGGCGCTCGTCAGGCACGGCTGGCGCGGCGCCGTGGTGGTGCGCCAGCGCATAGCGCAGGTGCAGACGCTCGCTCGCCTGGTTGAAGCCCGCCTCTGCCACCGGCTTGGAGAACAGGCTCGTGAACTGCTGCTTGACCTGTCCCAGATCGATGCGGTCCTGCGGCCGCTTGGGGCCGGCCACGCTGGGCGTGACCGTGCCCAGATCCAGCCGCACGACCTGGGAATAGTCGATGTCCCCGGCATTGGGGATGCCGAACAGGCCCTGGGCCTTGAGGTAGGCCTCCAGGGTCTCGATCTCCTCGTCGGTGCGACCCGTTCCGCGCAGATAGGCCAGGGTGTTGTCATCGACGGGGAAGAAGCCCATGGTCGCGCCATATTCGGGCGACATATTGCCAATCGTCGCGCGGTCGGGCACCGACAGCGAGCGCGTGCCCTCGCCGAAGAACTCGACGAACTTGCCCACCACCTTGACCTTGCGCAGCAGCTCGGTGACGGTGAGCACCAGATCGGTGGCCGTCACGCCCTCGCGCAGCCGGCCCGTGAGCTCCACGCCCACGACGTCCGGCGTGAGGAAGTACACGGGCTGGCCCAGCATGGCGGCCTCGGCCTCGATGCCGCCCACGCCCCAGCCCACCACGCCTATGCCGTTGATCATGGTGGTGTGGCTGTCCGTGCCCACGAGGGTGTCGGGGTAGTGGACGCCGCCCGCGCCGCGGTGCACGCCGCGCGCCAGGTATTCCAGATTGACCTGGTGCACGATGCCAAAGCCCGGCGGCACGACACCGAAGGTATCGAACGCCTGCATGCCCCATTTCATGAACTCGTAGCGCTCGCGGTTGCGCTTGAACTCGAGCTGCATGTTGAGCTGCAACGCCTGCTTGCTGCCATAGTGGTCCACCATGATGGAGTGGTCCACCACCAGGTCCACGGGCACCAGGGGCTCGATCTTCTTCGGGTCGCGGCCCAGGCGCTCGGTGGCGCTGCGCATGGCGGCCAGGTCGGCCAGCAGCGGCACACCCGTGAAGTCCTGCAGCACCACGCGCGCGACGACGAAGGGGATCTCCTCCTTGCGCGGCGCCGTGGCTCCCCATTGGGCCAGCTGGCGCACATGCTCGGCCGTGACCTTGCGGCCGTCGCAGTTGCGCAATACCGATTCGAGCACTATGCGTATCGACACCGGCAGGCGCCTGACCCCCGGATATTGCTGGGCCAGCGCCGGCAGCGAGAAAAACCTCCCCTCCTTGCCAGAGGGGGTGGTGAAGGTCTTGAGGGTGGAGGCAAAGTCATGAGCGGGGGTGGCAGCCATGGGGAAACTCCGTAGTAAGACGACAACGTCCCATTCTGGCAGTCCCCATCACAAACGCCAATGCGCCAGGACAATACCCACGGGGCGAGTATCAAGGGCCCGCCCGATGTCCGGGGAAATACCCATCCCCGCCTGGGGCATTGACGCCCCGCACACTCTGCCGATGCCGATACCCCCTGCAGATAATGGCAAGCCAAAACAAAAAGCCCGCCAATGGCGGGCTGTCAGCGAGTGCACACATAGTATTCACCCGCCCTGACGGACATATCCCGCGCCGCGGGACATTCACGTCAGTCGATTAAATCGCGAATTTCTCGCGATCCTGGTCCTGAATCCACTTCGGCGGCTTGCCGCGGCCCGTCCAGGTCTGGCCCGTCGCGGGGTCGCGATATTTGGGGGCCACCTTCACGCCGGCATTGCTCGATGCGCGCCCGGCACGACCGACGGGGAATACATCCTCCTGGGTCAATTCATAGGCGGCGATCAATTCGCGCACCTGTGCGACGGCGGTGGCCATTTCGCGCTGCTTGGCCTCTTTGATCTGCTGCTCAAGCGCTTCGCGCTGCTTCAAGAGCTCTTTGTAGCTTGCGGTCATAGCGGTAAATAGTGGGTTGAGAATTAATAAACGTTGCGGATTATATTGAAACAATTCCCCTTTGATTACAAGCGCCGTATATTTTTTTATGACGACAGGCGGGGCATTGGCTGACACCCGCGATCACCCGCACATTGCGCATCCCGCGCCAGGGTCAGGCTTGGGCCGGATATGCATTCCCGCCAGACTCAAATGGTTTCTGCCATGACGCGCCGCAGGCAAGTATCGAATTGCGATTGGAAGCCGCGTCCTGCCTGCGCCGCGGACATCAAATACGGGGCGACAATCGGCGCATCAATGGCTTGAGCTAATCGACATGGCACTTTATTGCATCGGTGATATCCAGGGCTGCGGCGGCGCTTTCGAGCGGCTGCTCGCCGAAATCGGCTTTTCGCCCAGTCGCGACACGGTGTATCTGCTGGGTGACCTGGTCAATCGCGGCCCGGACTCGGCCGCGGTGCTGCGCCGCTGCATGCAACTGGAGGGCAGCGTGGGCGTGCTGCTGGGCAACCACGATCTGCACCTGCTGGCCACGGCACATGGGGTGCGCCCGCCCTCAAGGCGCGACACCCTGGACGGCATTCTGCAGGCGAGCGACCGCGAGGCCATGCTCGACTGGCTGCGCCGCCAGCCGCTGGCGCGGCGCGTGCACCACGGCGGCCAGGACATGCTGCTCGTGCACGCCGGCGTGCTGCCCCAATGGTCGGCCGACGAGGTGCTGGATCTTGCGGCCGAGGTGCAGGCGCAGCTGTCGGGCGTGCGGTTGCCGGAGTTTCTACAGCGGATGTATGGCAACAGCCCCGATCACTGGAGCGCCGAGCTGCGTGGCGCAGACCGCCTGCGCGTCATCGTCAACGCACTCACCCGGCTGCGCTTTTGCACGCCCGAGGGGCGCATGGACTTCGACAGCACGGAGAGCGCGACGCAGGCCCCGGCTGGGCTGCTGCCCTGGTTCGACGCGCCGCAGCGGCGCACGCGCGACACGCTGATCGCCTTCGGCCATTGGTCCACGCTGGGCTGGTTCAGCCGGCCCGACGTGCTCGGGCTGGACACGGGCTGCGTCTGGGGCGGCGCCCTGACCGCCGTGCGCTTTGGCGCCACGCTGGCCGAGCGCGAGCCCCTGCGCGTGCAATGCCCTCAGGCGCAGCGCCCGGGCAAGTAGGCACTACAAATACAGAAGCTGCCTGCGCCTTCTGGACATGGGTTTCACCGACAAGAAGGTCTGAGAATGCCGCCCACCAGGCGCATACAGCTATTCTTTTCTAAGCAGACACGGGCCTGAGCGCCCGGCGCATGCCGCCCGACTGCCACAGCGCACCGTCGCCGCTGGCCGCCAGCACCGCCACGTCGGGGTGGCGCGCGCTCCAGGCGGGCACGGCCTCCATGCCCTGCACCATGAGCGCCGTGCCCCAGCCGTTGACGGCATGCACATCGCGCGCCAGCAGCGCCACGCCGTGCACGCCCTCGGTGGGCCAGCCGGTCTGGGGGTCGAGCACATGGTGCAGGCGCCGGCCCTGGTGCACAAAGCCGCGCTCGTAATCGCCGGATGACGCGACGATGCCAAAGCCCTCGACTTC
Protein-coding regions in this window:
- a CDS encoding FAD-dependent monooxygenase encodes the protein MQKQVLIAGGGIGGLAAALGSARAGWEVRLFERARAFTEVGAGVQIGPNVVRRLQAWGLQRPLQAVASFPERLQVRCALGGAELGMLRLGATVIERYGAAYATIHRADLHAMLLDVARKSSLVHLNLEHRVERYVEQGDAVTVRLARGDGSTMEVEGDALIGADGLRSVMRAQLLGETPTRVSGHLAYRAALRQDVLPAALRSQQVTVWLGPRLHVVQYPLRRGELLNVVAIRHGQAPADLDSWDHGANAADLETALAHTCTPLQDLIRAVPQFGDGWRLWPLLDRPPVAGAHQMARGLVALLGDAAHPMRPYLAQGAGMAIEDAAELEKSLAMHDLDVSLCLRRYALNRWQRNARVQARSERNGRIFHASGPVRWGRDLAMRLGGERLLDQPWLYGG
- a CDS encoding aconitate hydratase; the encoded protein is MAATPAHDFASTLKTFTTPSGKEGRFFSLPALAQQYPGVRRLPVSIRIVLESVLRNCDGRKVTAEHVRQLAQWGATAPRKEEIPFVVARVVLQDFTGVPLLADLAAMRSATERLGRDPKKIEPLVPVDLVVDHSIMVDHYGSKQALQLNMQLEFKRNRERYEFMKWGMQAFDTFGVVPPGFGIVHQVNLEYLARGVHRGAGGVHYPDTLVGTDSHTTMINGIGVVGWGVGGIEAEAAMLGQPVYFLTPDVVGVELTGRLREGVTATDLVLTVTELLRKVKVVGKFVEFFGEGTRSLSVPDRATIGNMSPEYGATMGFFPVDDNTLAYLRGTGRTDEEIETLEAYLKAQGLFGIPNAGDIDYSQVVRLDLGTVTPSVAGPKRPQDRIDLGQVKQQFTSLFSKPVAEAGFNQASERLHLRYALAHHHGAAPAVPDERPAAEGTPRFEAEMVHNKPRLEVQHIDAPTHPAPRGAQPTVGSGDVLIAAITSCTNTSNPSVLLAAGLLAKKAVEAGLTVQPHIKTSLAPGSRIVTEYLTETGLLPYLEKLGFAVAGYGCTTCIGNAGDLTAELNEAITGNDLVCAAVLSGNRNFEARIHPNIKANFLMSPPLVVAYAIAGTMLRDLMTEPLGQGRQGRDIFLGDIWPSAQEVQELMQYAMRGKAFRENYAKVKTEPGALWDQIHGVSGDVYAWPASTYIAEPPFFAGFAIDNEAASAAGAGAEGQKDAESVRGARIMALFGDSITTDHISPAGSIKESSPAGQWLLRHGVAKADFNSYGARRGNHEVMMRGTFANVRIKNLMIPPLADGSREEGGMTLYQGEGAERGRKMSIFDAAMLYMASDTPTVIFAGEEYGTGSSRDWAAKGTQLLGIKAVIAKSFERIHRSNLVGMGVLPLQLHAGDSWESLGLKGDERIDVLPDAALTPQSEARVVIHRADGSTQEVAVTLRIDTPIEVDYYRAGGILPYVLRQLLTD
- a CDS encoding H-NS histone family protein, with the translated sequence MTASYKELLKQREALEQQIKEAKQREMATAVAQVRELIAAYELTQEDVFPVGRAGRASSNAGVKVAPKYRDPATGQTWTGRGKPPKWIQDQDREKFAI
- a CDS encoding symmetrical bis(5'-nucleosyl)-tetraphosphatase encodes the protein MALYCIGDIQGCGGAFERLLAEIGFSPSRDTVYLLGDLVNRGPDSAAVLRRCMQLEGSVGVLLGNHDLHLLATAHGVRPPSRRDTLDGILQASDREAMLDWLRRQPLARRVHHGGQDMLLVHAGVLPQWSADEVLDLAAEVQAQLSGVRLPEFLQRMYGNSPDHWSAELRGADRLRVIVNALTRLRFCTPEGRMDFDSTESATQAPAGLLPWFDAPQRRTRDTLIAFGHWSTLGWFSRPDVLGLDTGCVWGGALTAVRFGATLAEREPLRVQCPQAQRPGK